The Megalobrama amblycephala isolate DHTTF-2021 linkage group LG7, ASM1881202v1, whole genome shotgun sequence genome window below encodes:
- the LOC125271132 gene encoding uncharacterized protein LOC125271132 isoform X2, whose protein sequence is MVYQLIVRESSGLSVLLQQETNLSFSIQRSPKRYRTMMETLNELAQLRDSGFGQPWPRHGLKLLYWFANDCFSFKRKNSMLCKCDPANGEFGFHLFENRYDEYGDKLLPDIDFPYYVVGNLNSPGAEELPDYVSEDNSPDLHNSNTDRIIVSLYDEEWFHRVYVTQHHNRSNYDQNATYRISRGLLMIIRRRSLEYFLEEMDYSYLQLLLSMAMINYSPQTTDTVSPDFTVLTPPCSDSDDSEPPETQRNYTKTQIDDKKKTCYLPTPVINYRPQNTNKVTPDFTAITSSSSDSDDNEYPAAIQLDDNEKTGYYKYTQPLLPTPVINYRLQVTSTVSPDFTAVTPSSSDSAHNKRPAAQRNYTKIQLHVHENTGFYSYKQPFLPTPVVSYSPQTTRTISQDFTAITPSSSDSDEPPETQGSDSIIQFDDDMSTQDPSENLKKKKGLCKRFCTIL, encoded by the exons Atggtatatcagctg ATAGTGAGAGAGTCTTCCGGCTTATCTGTGCTTCTACAGCAGGAAACAAACTTAAGTTTTAGTATACAACGGTCACCAAAGAG GTACAGGACCATGATGGAAACATTAAATGAATTAGCCCAGCTGAGAGACTCTGGGTTCGGCCAACCCTGGCCCAGACACGGACTCAAACTCCTCTACTGGTTCGCCAATGACTGTTtttctttcaaaagaaaaaattcCATGCTCTGTAAATGTGACCCAGCCAACGGAGAGTTTGGTTTTCACCTCTTTGAGAACAGATATGATGAATATGGGGATAAACTTCTTCCAGACATAGACTTCCCTTACTATGTGGTTGGCAATCTAAATTCACCAGGGGCTGAAGAACTTCCTGATTATGTCTCAGAAGACAATTCTCCTGACCTTCACAACAGCAACACAGACCGGATTATTGTCAGTCTCTACGATGAGGAGTGGTTTCATAGAGTTTATGTGACTCAACACCACAACCGATCAAACTACGATCAAAACGCCACTTACCGGATCTCCAGAGGCCTTCTCATGATCATCAGGAGGAGGAGTTTAGAGTACTTTCTGGAAGAGATGGATTATTCATACTTACAGCTTCTCTTATCAATGGCTATGATCAATTACAGTCCTCAAACTACAGATACAGTCAGTCCAGATTTCACTGTGCTCACTCCACCATGCAGTGATTCAGATGACAGCGAGCCTCCTGAAACACAGAGAAATTACACCAAAACACAGATAGATGACAAGAAGAAGACTTGTTATTTACCAACACCTGTCATCAATTACAGAcctcaaaatacaaacaaagtCACTCCAGATTTCACTGCAATTACTTCATCATCCAGTGATTCAGATGACAATGAGTATCCTGCAGCAATCCAGTTAGATGACAACGAGAAGACAGGTTATTATAAATACACTCAGCCTCTCTTACCAACGCCTGTCATCAATTACAGACTTCAAGTTACAAGTACAGTCAGTCCAGATTTTACTGCGGTCACTCCATCATCCAGTGATTCAGCACACAATAAACGTCCTGCAGCACAGAGAAATTACACCAAAATCCAGTTACATGTTCACGAGAATACAGGTTTTTATTCATACAAACAGCCTTTCTTACCAACGCCTGTCGTCAGTTACAGTCCTCAAACTACAAGAACAATCAGTCAGGATTTCACTGCAATTACTCCATCATCCAGTGATTCAGATGAGCCTCCTGAAACACAGGGCAGTGACAGCATAATCCAGTTTGATGATGACATGTCTACACAAGACCCCTCAGAGAACTTAAAAAAGAAGAAGGGATTATGCAAAAGATTCTGCACCATACTTTAA
- the LOC125271132 gene encoding uncharacterized protein LOC125271132 isoform X1, whose protein sequence is MTLTSCPLHITFLFCVSQIVRESSGLSVLLQQETNLSFSIQRSPKRYRTMMETLNELAQLRDSGFGQPWPRHGLKLLYWFANDCFSFKRKNSMLCKCDPANGEFGFHLFENRYDEYGDKLLPDIDFPYYVVGNLNSPGAEELPDYVSEDNSPDLHNSNTDRIIVSLYDEEWFHRVYVTQHHNRSNYDQNATYRISRGLLMIIRRRSLEYFLEEMDYSYLQLLLSMAMINYSPQTTDTVSPDFTVLTPPCSDSDDSEPPETQRNYTKTQIDDKKKTCYLPTPVINYRPQNTNKVTPDFTAITSSSSDSDDNEYPAAIQLDDNEKTGYYKYTQPLLPTPVINYRLQVTSTVSPDFTAVTPSSSDSAHNKRPAAQRNYTKIQLHVHENTGFYSYKQPFLPTPVVSYSPQTTRTISQDFTAITPSSSDSDEPPETQGSDSIIQFDDDMSTQDPSENLKKKKGLCKRFCTIL, encoded by the exons ATGACGCTAACTTCCTGTCCTCTCCACATCACCTTCCTGTTTTGTGTTTCTCAGATAGTGAGAGAGTCTTCCGGCTTATCTGTGCTTCTACAGCAGGAAACAAACTTAAGTTTTAGTATACAACGGTCACCAAAGAG GTACAGGACCATGATGGAAACATTAAATGAATTAGCCCAGCTGAGAGACTCTGGGTTCGGCCAACCCTGGCCCAGACACGGACTCAAACTCCTCTACTGGTTCGCCAATGACTGTTtttctttcaaaagaaaaaattcCATGCTCTGTAAATGTGACCCAGCCAACGGAGAGTTTGGTTTTCACCTCTTTGAGAACAGATATGATGAATATGGGGATAAACTTCTTCCAGACATAGACTTCCCTTACTATGTGGTTGGCAATCTAAATTCACCAGGGGCTGAAGAACTTCCTGATTATGTCTCAGAAGACAATTCTCCTGACCTTCACAACAGCAACACAGACCGGATTATTGTCAGTCTCTACGATGAGGAGTGGTTTCATAGAGTTTATGTGACTCAACACCACAACCGATCAAACTACGATCAAAACGCCACTTACCGGATCTCCAGAGGCCTTCTCATGATCATCAGGAGGAGGAGTTTAGAGTACTTTCTGGAAGAGATGGATTATTCATACTTACAGCTTCTCTTATCAATGGCTATGATCAATTACAGTCCTCAAACTACAGATACAGTCAGTCCAGATTTCACTGTGCTCACTCCACCATGCAGTGATTCAGATGACAGCGAGCCTCCTGAAACACAGAGAAATTACACCAAAACACAGATAGATGACAAGAAGAAGACTTGTTATTTACCAACACCTGTCATCAATTACAGAcctcaaaatacaaacaaagtCACTCCAGATTTCACTGCAATTACTTCATCATCCAGTGATTCAGATGACAATGAGTATCCTGCAGCAATCCAGTTAGATGACAACGAGAAGACAGGTTATTATAAATACACTCAGCCTCTCTTACCAACGCCTGTCATCAATTACAGACTTCAAGTTACAAGTACAGTCAGTCCAGATTTTACTGCGGTCACTCCATCATCCAGTGATTCAGCACACAATAAACGTCCTGCAGCACAGAGAAATTACACCAAAATCCAGTTACATGTTCACGAGAATACAGGTTTTTATTCATACAAACAGCCTTTCTTACCAACGCCTGTCGTCAGTTACAGTCCTCAAACTACAAGAACAATCAGTCAGGATTTCACTGCAATTACTCCATCATCCAGTGATTCAGATGAGCCTCCTGAAACACAGGGCAGTGACAGCATAATCCAGTTTGATGATGACATGTCTACACAAGACCCCTCAGAGAACTTAAAAAAGAAGAAGGGATTATGCAAAAGATTCTGCACCATACTTTAA
- the LOC125271132 gene encoding uncharacterized protein LOC125271132 isoform X3 — translation MLLPMCLNQDENYTATFWRLEIETFCPLLRYRTMMETLNELAQLRDSGFGQPWPRHGLKLLYWFANDCFSFKRKNSMLCKCDPANGEFGFHLFENRYDEYGDKLLPDIDFPYYVVGNLNSPGAEELPDYVSEDNSPDLHNSNTDRIIVSLYDEEWFHRVYVTQHHNRSNYDQNATYRISRGLLMIIRRRSLEYFLEEMDYSYLQLLLSMAMINYSPQTTDTVSPDFTVLTPPCSDSDDSEPPETQRNYTKTQIDDKKKTCYLPTPVINYRPQNTNKVTPDFTAITSSSSDSDDNEYPAAIQLDDNEKTGYYKYTQPLLPTPVINYRLQVTSTVSPDFTAVTPSSSDSAHNKRPAAQRNYTKIQLHVHENTGFYSYKQPFLPTPVVSYSPQTTRTISQDFTAITPSSSDSDEPPETQGSDSIIQFDDDMSTQDPSENLKKKKGLCKRFCTIL, via the exons ATGCTTCTCCCAATGTGTCTAAATCAGGATGAGAATTACACAGCAACCTTCTGGCGGTTAGAGATTGAAACCTTTTGTCCATTATTaag GTACAGGACCATGATGGAAACATTAAATGAATTAGCCCAGCTGAGAGACTCTGGGTTCGGCCAACCCTGGCCCAGACACGGACTCAAACTCCTCTACTGGTTCGCCAATGACTGTTtttctttcaaaagaaaaaattcCATGCTCTGTAAATGTGACCCAGCCAACGGAGAGTTTGGTTTTCACCTCTTTGAGAACAGATATGATGAATATGGGGATAAACTTCTTCCAGACATAGACTTCCCTTACTATGTGGTTGGCAATCTAAATTCACCAGGGGCTGAAGAACTTCCTGATTATGTCTCAGAAGACAATTCTCCTGACCTTCACAACAGCAACACAGACCGGATTATTGTCAGTCTCTACGATGAGGAGTGGTTTCATAGAGTTTATGTGACTCAACACCACAACCGATCAAACTACGATCAAAACGCCACTTACCGGATCTCCAGAGGCCTTCTCATGATCATCAGGAGGAGGAGTTTAGAGTACTTTCTGGAAGAGATGGATTATTCATACTTACAGCTTCTCTTATCAATGGCTATGATCAATTACAGTCCTCAAACTACAGATACAGTCAGTCCAGATTTCACTGTGCTCACTCCACCATGCAGTGATTCAGATGACAGCGAGCCTCCTGAAACACAGAGAAATTACACCAAAACACAGATAGATGACAAGAAGAAGACTTGTTATTTACCAACACCTGTCATCAATTACAGAcctcaaaatacaaacaaagtCACTCCAGATTTCACTGCAATTACTTCATCATCCAGTGATTCAGATGACAATGAGTATCCTGCAGCAATCCAGTTAGATGACAACGAGAAGACAGGTTATTATAAATACACTCAGCCTCTCTTACCAACGCCTGTCATCAATTACAGACTTCAAGTTACAAGTACAGTCAGTCCAGATTTTACTGCGGTCACTCCATCATCCAGTGATTCAGCACACAATAAACGTCCTGCAGCACAGAGAAATTACACCAAAATCCAGTTACATGTTCACGAGAATACAGGTTTTTATTCATACAAACAGCCTTTCTTACCAACGCCTGTCGTCAGTTACAGTCCTCAAACTACAAGAACAATCAGTCAGGATTTCACTGCAATTACTCCATCATCCAGTGATTCAGATGAGCCTCCTGAAACACAGGGCAGTGACAGCATAATCCAGTTTGATGATGACATGTCTACACAAGACCCCTCAGAGAACTTAAAAAAGAAGAAGGGATTATGCAAAAGATTCTGCACCATACTTTAA
- the LOC125271532 gene encoding uncharacterized protein LOC125271532, whose amino-acid sequence MVFKEDRAMKETLNELSHLRDSMFGQPWPRHGLKLLYWFANDCVSFGNDNIMISECDPANGDFGFHHFKNRYDENGDKLLPDIDFPYYVVGNLNSPGAEELPDYVSEDNSPGLHNSNTDRIIVSLYDEEWFQRVYVTQHHDRSNDYDPNATYPISRGLLKIIRRMNLEDFLEEMGYFTYIQPFYPMPVINYSPQTTNTFSLEFTAVTPSSSDSDDSEPFNFIFIFSHTYTDRSK is encoded by the exons ATGGTTTTCAAAGAG GACAGGGCCATGAAGGAAACATTAAATGAATTGTCCCACCTGAGAGACTCTATGTTCGGTCAACCCTGGCCCAGACATGGACTCAAACTCCTCTACTGGTTCGCCAATGACTGTGTTTCTTTTGGTAATGACAATATCAtgatctctgaatgtgacccaGCCAACGGAGACTTTGGTTTTCACCATTTTAAGAACAGATATGACGAAAATGGGGATAAACTTCTTCCAGACATAGACTTCCCTTACTATGTGGTTGGCAATCTAAATTCACCAGGAGCTGAAGAACTTCCTGATTATGTCTCAGAAGACAATTCTCCTGGCCTTCACAACAGCAACACAGACCGGATTATTGTCAGTCTCTATGATGAGGAGTGGTTTCAGAGAGTTTATGTGACTCAACACCATGACCGATCAAACGACTACGATCCAAACGCCACTTACCCAATCTCCAGAGGCCTTCTCAAGATCATCAGGAGGATGAATTTAGAGGACTTTCTGGAGGAGATGGGTTATTTTACATACATACAGCCTTTCTACCCAATGCCTGTCATCAATTACAGTCCTCAAACTACAAACACATTCAGTCTAGAATTCACTGCGGTCACTCCATCATCCAGTGATTCAGATGACAGCGAGCCTTTCAATTTCATATTTATCTTTTCCCATACCTACACAGACAGAAGCAAATAA
- the LOC125271186 gene encoding NACHT, LRR and PYD domains-containing protein 12-like: protein MVTVKELLVNSLRELVKDDLKEFQWHLKNHGCISNSDMENAHVLDTVDKMVAHFGPEEAGKITVNILRKMNQNHLAENLENELKKVSTSKNSKADPHCYRKISLRLKKKLQEDYNRILLGNSQTGHREYLNDIYTDLYVVENETGGIVSEHEVRQIESNCKRFTVKDTPIKFNDIFKDNMGRQNRKVLTMGIAGVGKTVSVNKFILDWAEGKENQDILFIFPLPFRRLNMITNDCCLMGLLNKCFFRGPEELPSLPEDDCKVMFIFDGLDECRFPLNYKDDNICTDVHDKTSVSKIVINLIKRHLVSSALIWITSRPAAAGLIPRDYIDQLTEVRGFNDEQKEEYFNKNSSPEVAGNIIRHMRKSRSLYIMCHIPVFCWISLTVLQLLLTQESNDKTPTTLTEMYISFLLSQKQQMKTKYCDHLEPKPKAKSFDQILLKLGKLAFTQLEKGNLIFYKEDLEECGLDINEGSVYSGLCTQIFQTEKAVSEREIYSFIHLSVQEFLAALYVFFKYKWSGRNHFLQSWREILTWKLSKTSLVDLHKSAVKKALKSKNGHLDLFLRFLLGLSMESNQCDLKELLPRLKLKRVNVKDTTDYIKKTIEMEKSVERTINLFHCLNELRDEFVEDIQKYLISGNLSAQNLSSAQWSALVFVLLMSEETQEKFELHKYRRSNEALMRLMPVIKNTRRALLQSCNLTGQSCGIVSSTLQSSNCFLRELDLSNNDLQDLGVKLLSDGVKSPNCQLEILRLSGCMVTEEGCGYVSSALSSNPSHLIELDLSYNNLRDSGVKLLSEKMDDPNCSLQILNVAHGGEIRMTAIPQRYACDLTLDPNTAHTQLILSDENRKMTRVLNHQMYPDHPERFDTWCQVLCGESLTGRCYWEAEWDGPGLEISVTYKGIRRKGGSDCRFGYSNKSWSLFCTANGFTVRHNNNKTDISAPSNPSNRVGVYVDWSVGTLSFYSISDTHTLTHLHTINTTFTEPLYAGFRVYDSSVSLCKITQQDMFQNQSFCNVTQ, encoded by the exons ATGGTGACTGTTAAGGAGCTGCTCGTGAACTCACTGAGGGAACTAGTAAAAGATGATCTGAAGGAGTTTCAGTGGCACTTAAAAAATCATGGGTGTATATCAAATTCTGATATGGAGAACGCACATGTCTTAGATACAGTGGATAAGATGGTGGCACATTTTGGACCAGAAGAAGCTGGGAAGATCACTGTGAATATCCTGAGGAAGATGAACCAGAACCATCTGGCTGAGAATCTAGAGAATGAACTTAAAAAAG TCTCAACTTCAAAGAACAGTAAGGCTGATCCCCATTGTTACCGAAAGATCAGCCTCAGACTAAAGAAGAAATTACAAGAGGACTACAATCGGATATTACTTGGTAATTCTCAGACGGGTCATCGAGAATACCTGAACGATATTTATACTGATCTATATGTGGTAGAGAATGAGACTGGAGGAATAGTGAGTGAACACGAGGTGAGGCAGATCGAATCAAATTGCAAACGTTTTACTGTCAAGGACACACCGATCAAGTTCAATGACATATTCAAAGACAATATGGGTCGACAAAACAGGAAAGTGCTGACGATGGGCATCGCAGGGGTGGGAAAGACAGTCTCTGTCAATAAATTTATCCTTGACTGggctgaaggaaaagaaaatcaGGATATACTCTTCATATTCCCACTTCCATTCCGTAGACTGAATATGATTACAAACGACTGCTGTCTCATGGGACTGCTTAACAAATGCTTCTTTAGAGGACCTGAAGAACTACCCTCTCTTCCTGAAGATGACTGTAAGgtcatgttcatctttgatggaCTGGATGAATGTCGTTTCCCTTTGAACTATAAAGATGACAACATATGTACAGATGTCCATGACAAAACATCAGTGAGTAAGATAGTTATAAACCTTATCAAGAGACATTTGgtttcctctgctctcatctggatcacatcCAGACCTGCTGCAGCTGGTCTGATACCACGGGACTACATTGATCAGTTGACAGAGGTGCGAGGATTCAACGATGAGCAAAAGGAGGAATActtcaacaaaaacagcagtccTGAGGTTGCTGGAAACATCATCCGTCACATGAGGAAATCCAGGAGCCTgtacatcatgtgccacatccctgtcttctgctggatctctcTCACTGTTCTTCAGCTTCTACTGACTCAAGAGAGCAATGACAAAACACCAACAACTCTTACAGAGATGTACATTAGCTTTTTACTTTCTCAGAAGCAACAGATGAAAACAAAATACTGTGATCATCTTGAACCTAAACCCAAAGCCAAGTCTTTCGATCAGATTCTTCTGAAGCTTGGAAAACTGGCCTTTACACAGCTGGAGAAAGGTAATCTGATTTTCTACAAAGAAGATCTTGAGGAGTGTGGATTAGATATCAATGAAGGTTCAGTGTACTCTGGGTTATGCACTCAGATCTTTCAGACAGAAAAAGCTGtgtcagagagagagatttaCAGCTTCATACATCTCAGTGTCCAGGAGTTCCTTGCTGCTCTCTATGTGTTTTTCAAATACAAATGGTCTGGAAGAAATCACTTTCTTCAATCTTGGAGAGAAATACTGACATGGAAGCTCTCCAAAACATCACTAGTTGACCTCCATAAGTCTGCAGTTAAGAAGGCTTTAAAAAGCAAAAACGGACACCTGGACCTTTTCCTTCGGTTCCTATTGGGTCTCTCAATGGAGTCCAATCAGTGTGACCTGAAGGAACTGCTGCCAAGACTGAAGCTAAAAAGAGTGAATGTCAAAGACACTACTGACTATATCAAAAAGACAATAGAGATGGAGAAATCAGTAGAGAGGACCATTAACCTCTTccactgtctgaatgaactgagagatgaatttgtggagGACATCCAGAAGTATCTGATCTCAGGTAATCTTTCAGCACAGAATCTCTCCTCTGCTCAATGGTCTGCTTTGGTGTTTGTGCTGCTGATGTCAGAAGAGACTCAAGAAAAGTTTGAACTGCATAAATACAGAAGATCTAATGAAGCATTGATGAGACTTATGCCAGTAATCAAAAACACCAGAAGAGCACT ACTGCAGTCTTGTAATCTCACTGGTCAGTCCTGTGGAATTGTGTCATCAACTCTACAATCATCAAACTGtttcctgagagagctggacctgagtaacaatgacctgcaggatttgggagtgaagctgctctctgatggagtgaagagtccaaactgtcagctggAGATACTGAG GTTAtctggctgtatggtgacagaggaaggctgtggttatgtgtcttcagctctgagttcaaacccctcacacctgatagagctggatctgagctacaataACCTAAGGGATTCAGGAGTCAAGCTGCTCTCTGAAAAAATGGATGATCCAAACTGCTCCCTGCAGATACTTAA TGTAGCTCATGGAGGAGAGATCAGAATGACAGCAATACCACAAAGAT ATGCCTGTGATCTcacactggatccaaacacagcacACACTCAACTCATTCTGTCTGATGAGAACAGGAAGATGACACGTGTGTTAAATCATCAGatgtatcctgatcatccagagagatttgataCATGGTGTCAGGTTCTGTGTGGAGAGAGTCtgactggacgctgttactgggaggctgAATGGGACGGACCTGGGTTAGAAATATCAGTGACATATAAAGGAATCAGGAGGAAAGGAGGAAGTGACTGTCGGTTTGGATACAGCAACAAATCCTGGAGTTTGTTCTGCACTGCTAATGGATTCACTGTCCGGCACAATAATAACAAAACTGACATATCTGCCCCTTCAAATCCCTCTAACAGAGTAGGTGTGTATGTGGACTGGTCTGTCGGCACTCTGTCCTTTTACAGcatctctgacacacacacactcacacacttacacacaatcAACACCACATTCACTGAACCCCTCTATGCTGGATTTAGGGTTTACGATTCCTCAGTATCTCTGTGTAAGATTACACAACAGGACATGTTTCAGAATCAGAGCTTCTGTAATGTGACGCAGTAG